Proteins encoded together in one Capricornis sumatraensis isolate serow.1 chromosome 3, serow.2, whole genome shotgun sequence window:
- the GRID2IP gene encoding delphilin isoform X2: MSCLGIFIPKKHRARFDEVVSQGLLGKLCRARRTHGAQRLRRSRSEERPERLLVSTRASAAPRRPDEPPQRKAASLLGGRAGPGGARRTVRVYKGNKSFGFTLRGHGPVWIESVLPGSPADNASLKSGDRILFLNGLDMRNCSHDKVVSMLQGSGAMPTLVVEEGLVPFASDSDSMDSPNPSSALTSLQWVAEILPSSIRVQGRTFSQQLEHLLTPPERYGVCRALESFFQHRNIDTLIVDVYPVLDTPAKQVLWQFIYQLLTYEEQELCQEKIACFLGYTAMTEPESEPEPELEPEPAPEPQTRSSLRASSMCRRSLRSQGLEASLGCGPSDCPEMPLPPIPGERQAGDGTSLPETPNPKMMSAVYAELESRLSSSFKGKMGTSSRARTSPPLPSVAGPAGPRTRSSISWPSEQLLPSPCYYPLCSEGLASPSSSESHPYASLDSSRAPSPQPGPRPVCAESPPSPDPSRRPSSRRKLFAFSRPVRSRDTDRFLDALSEQLGPRVTIVEDFLSPENDYEEMSFHDDQGSFITNERSSASECISSSEEGSSLTYSSLSDHIPPPPLSPPPPPPLPFHDPKPSSSRTPDGPRGPAPALPKPLAQLGHPVPPPPPPPLPPPVPCAPPMLPRGLGHRRSETSHMSVKRLRWEQVENSEGTIWGQLGEDSDYDKLSDMVKYLDLELHFGTQKAAKPVPGPEPFRKKEVVEILSHKKAYNTSILLAHLKLSPAELRQVLMSMEPRRLEPAHLAQLLLFAPDADEEQRYQAYREAPGRLSEPDQFVLQMLSVPEYKTRLRSLHFQATLQEKTEEIRGSLECLRQASLELKNSRKLAKILEFVLAMGNYLNDGQPQTNKTTGFKINFLTELNSTKTVDGKSTFLHILAKSLSQHFPELLGFAQDLPTVPLAAKVNQRALTSDLADLHGTISEIQAACQSMSPSSEDKFAVVMASFLETAQPLLRALDGLQREAMEELGKALAFFGEDSKATTSEAFFGIFAEFMSKFERALGDLQAAEGPRSSGMVSPLAW, translated from the exons GATCTTCATCCCCAAGAAGCACCGGGCGCGCTTCGACGAGGTGGTGTCTCAGGGTCTGCTGGGCAAGCTGTGCCGCGCGCGGCGGACGCACGGAGCGCAGCGCCTGCGCCGGAGCCGCAGCGAGGAGCGGCCCGAGCGCCTCCTGGTGTCCACGCGCGCCAGCGCCGCCCCTCGCCGCCCCGACGAGCCACCCCAGCGCAAGGCCGCCTCTCTGCTGGGCGGCCGCGCGGGCCCCGGGGGCGCGCGCAG GACAGTCCGAGTCTACAAGGGCAACAAGAGCTTCGGCTTCACGCTGCGTGGCCATGGACCCGTCTGGATCGAGTCTGTCTTGCCTG GGAGCCCGGCTGACAATGCCTCTCTCAAGTCAGGCGACCGGATCCTCTTCCTCAATGGACTGGACATGAG GAACTGCTCCCACGACAAGGTGGTGTCCATGCTCCAGGGCAGCGGTGCCATGCCCACGCTGGTGGTAGAGGAGGGGCTCGTCCCGTTCGCCAGCG ATTCCGACTCGATGGATTCCCCCAACCCGTCGTCGGCGCTCACCTCCCTGCAGTGGGTGGCAGAGATCCTCCCGTCCAGTATCCGAGTGCAGGGGAGGACCTTCAGCCAGCAGCTGGAGCACCTGCTCACGCCCCCCGAGCGCTACGGGGTCTGCCGGGCCCTCGAGAGCTTCTTCCAGCACAG gaaCATCGACACCCTCATCGTCGATGTCTACCCGGTGCTCGACACTCCGGCCAAGCAGGTCCTCTGGCAGTTCATCTACCAGCTGCTAACCTACGAGGAGCAGGAACTCTGCCAGGAGAAGATCGCCTGCTTCCTGGGCTACACGGCCATGACGG AGCCCGAGTCCGAGCCGGAGCCAGAGCTGGAGCCTGAGCCGGCGCCTGAGCCCCAGACGCGGAGCTCCCTGAGAGCCTCCTCCATGTGCCGCCGCAGCCTCCGCTCCCAGGGCCTGGAGGCCAGCCTTGGCTGTG GTCCCAGCGACTGTCCAGAGATGCcccttcctcccatcccaggCGAGCGCCAGGCGGGAGACGGCACATCCCTCCCCGAGACGCCCAACCCCAAGATG ATGTCAGCCGTCTACGCGGAGCTCGAGTCCCGCCTGAGCAGCAGCTTCAAAGGGAAGATGGGGACCAGCTCCCGAGCCCGCACCTCCCCGCCACTGCCCAGCGTGGCAGGCCCAGCAG GGCCCAGGACCCGGTCCAGCATCTCATGGCCCAGCGAGCAGCTCCTGCCCTCCCCCTGCTACTACCCGCTGTGCTCAGAGGGCCTGGCCTCCCCCAGCAGCTCCGAGTCCCACCCCTACGCCAGCCTGGACAGCAGCCGGGCACCTTCCCCTCAGCCGGGCCCCAGGCCCGTCTGCGCCGAGAGCCCCCCCAGCCCAGACCCCAGCCGCCGCCCCTCCAGCCGCCGGAAGCTCTTCGCCTTCTCCCGCCCTGTGCGAAGCCGGGACACTGACCGCTTCCTGGATGCGCTGAGTGAGCAGCTGGGCCCCCGGGTCACCATCGTGGAGGATTTCCTGAGCCCCGAGAATGACTATGAGGAG ATGAGCTTCCACGACGACCAGGGCAGCTTCATCACCAACGAGAGGAGCAGCGCCAGCGAGTGCATCAGCAGCAGCGAGGAAGGCAGCTCCCTGACCTACTCCTCCCTCTCCGACCacatccccccgccccccctcagccccccgcccccaccgccctTGCCCTTCCATGACCCCAAGCCCAGCAGCTCCCGCACCCCAGACGGGCCCCGGGGCCCTGCTCCAGCGCTGCCCAAGCCCCTCGCCCAGCTCGGCCACCCGgtccccccaccgcccccgccgcccctgcccccacccgtcCCCTGTGCACCCCCCATGCTTCCCCGGGGCCTGGGCCACCGCCGCAGCGAGACCAGCCACATGAGTGTCAAGCGCCTGCGGTGGGAGCAGGTGGAGAACTCAGAAGGCACCATCTGGGGACAG CTCGGGGAGGACTCCGACTACGATAAGCTGAGCGACATGGTGAAATACCTCGACCTGGAGCTCCACTTCGGCACCCAGAAGGCCGCCA AGCCGGTGCCGGGGCCTGAGCCCTTCAGGAAGAAGGAGGTGGTGGAGATCCTGTCCCACAAGAAGGCCTACAATACCT CCATCCTGCTGGCGCACCTGAAGCTGAGCCCGGCGGAGCTGCGGCAAGTGCTCATGAGCATGGAGCCCCGGCGCCTGGAGCCCGCGCACCTCGCGCAGCTGCTGCTCTTCGCGCCCGACGCCGACGAGGAGCAGCGCTACCAGGCCTACCGCGAGGCGCCCGGCCGCCTCAGCGAGCCCGACCAGTTCGTCCTGCAG ATGCTATCGGTTCCCGAATACAAGACCCGCCTGCGCAGCCTCCACTTCCAGGCCACCCtccaggagaagacagaggagatCCGGGGCAGCCTGGAGTGcttgcgccaggcctccctcgaGCTCAAGAACAGCCGGAAGCTTGCCAAGATCCTGGAG TTTGTGTTGGCCATGGGCAACTATCTCAACGATGGACAGCCTCAAACCAACAAAACCACGGGCTTCAAGATCAACTTCCTGACGGAG CTGAACTCCACCAAGACGGTGGACGGGAAGTCCACCTTCCTGCACATCCTCGCCAAATCGCTGAGCCAGCACTTCCCTGAGCTCCTGGGCTTTGCTCAGGACCTGCCCACCGTGCCCCTGGCTGCCAAAG TGAACCAACGGGCCCTGACCAGCGACTTGGCTGACCTCCATGGCACCATCAGTGAGATCCAGGCTGCGTGCCAGAGCATGTCCCCCTCCAGCGAGGACAAGTTTGCTGTGGTCATGGCG TCTTTCCTGGAGACGGCCCAGCCATTGCTGCGGGCGCTGGACGGGCTGCAGCGAGAGGCCATGGAGGAGCTGGGCAAGGCACTGGCCTTCTTCGGGGAAGATTCCAAAGCCACCACCTCCGAGGCTTTCTTCGGCATCTTCGCGGAGTTCATGAGCAAGTTCGAG CGAGCGCTCGGCGACCTGCAGGCGGCCGAGGGCCCGCGCAGCTCGGGGATGGTTTCGCCCCTGGCCTGGTGA
- the GRID2IP gene encoding delphilin isoform X1 → MGKDQGFSRHFRIFIPKKHRARFDEVVSQGLLGKLCRARRTHGAQRLRRSRSEERPERLLVSTRASAAPRRPDEPPQRKAASLLGGRAGPGGARRTVRVYKGNKSFGFTLRGHGPVWIESVLPGSPADNASLKSGDRILFLNGLDMRNCSHDKVVSMLQGSGAMPTLVVEEGLVPFASDSDSMDSPNPSSALTSLQWVAEILPSSIRVQGRTFSQQLEHLLTPPERYGVCRALESFFQHRNIDTLIVDVYPVLDTPAKQVLWQFIYQLLTYEEQELCQEKIACFLGYTAMTAEPESEPEPELEPEPAPEPQTRSSLRASSMCRRSLRSQGLEASLGCGPSDCPEMPLPPIPGERQAGDGTSLPETPNPKMMSAVYAELESRLSSSFKGKMGTSSRARTSPPLPSVAGPAGPRTRSSISWPSEQLLPSPCYYPLCSEGLASPSSSESHPYASLDSSRAPSPQPGPRPVCAESPPSPDPSRRPSSRRKLFAFSRPVRSRDTDRFLDALSEQLGPRVTIVEDFLSPENDYEEMSFHDDQGSFITNERSSASECISSSEEGSSLTYSSLSDHIPPPPLSPPPPPPLPFHDPKPSSSRTPDGPRGPAPALPKPLAQLGHPVPPPPPPPLPPPVPCAPPMLPRGLGHRRSETSHMSVKRLRWEQVENSEGTIWGQLGEDSDYDKLSDMVKYLDLELHFGTQKAAKPVPGPEPFRKKEVVEILSHKKAYNTSILLAHLKLSPAELRQVLMSMEPRRLEPAHLAQLLLFAPDADEEQRYQAYREAPGRLSEPDQFVLQMLSVPEYKTRLRSLHFQATLQEKTEEIRGSLECLRQASLELKNSRKLAKILEFVLAMGNYLNDGQPQTNKTTGFKINFLTELNSTKTVDGKSTFLHILAKSLSQHFPELLGFAQDLPTVPLAAKVNQRALTSDLADLHGTISEIQAACQSMSPSSEDKFAVVMASFLETAQPLLRALDGLQREAMEELGKALAFFGEDSKATTSEAFFGIFAEFMSKFERALGDLQAAEGPRSSGMVSPLAW, encoded by the exons GATCTTCATCCCCAAGAAGCACCGGGCGCGCTTCGACGAGGTGGTGTCTCAGGGTCTGCTGGGCAAGCTGTGCCGCGCGCGGCGGACGCACGGAGCGCAGCGCCTGCGCCGGAGCCGCAGCGAGGAGCGGCCCGAGCGCCTCCTGGTGTCCACGCGCGCCAGCGCCGCCCCTCGCCGCCCCGACGAGCCACCCCAGCGCAAGGCCGCCTCTCTGCTGGGCGGCCGCGCGGGCCCCGGGGGCGCGCGCAG GACAGTCCGAGTCTACAAGGGCAACAAGAGCTTCGGCTTCACGCTGCGTGGCCATGGACCCGTCTGGATCGAGTCTGTCTTGCCTG GGAGCCCGGCTGACAATGCCTCTCTCAAGTCAGGCGACCGGATCCTCTTCCTCAATGGACTGGACATGAG GAACTGCTCCCACGACAAGGTGGTGTCCATGCTCCAGGGCAGCGGTGCCATGCCCACGCTGGTGGTAGAGGAGGGGCTCGTCCCGTTCGCCAGCG ATTCCGACTCGATGGATTCCCCCAACCCGTCGTCGGCGCTCACCTCCCTGCAGTGGGTGGCAGAGATCCTCCCGTCCAGTATCCGAGTGCAGGGGAGGACCTTCAGCCAGCAGCTGGAGCACCTGCTCACGCCCCCCGAGCGCTACGGGGTCTGCCGGGCCCTCGAGAGCTTCTTCCAGCACAG gaaCATCGACACCCTCATCGTCGATGTCTACCCGGTGCTCGACACTCCGGCCAAGCAGGTCCTCTGGCAGTTCATCTACCAGCTGCTAACCTACGAGGAGCAGGAACTCTGCCAGGAGAAGATCGCCTGCTTCCTGGGCTACACGGCCATGACGG CAGAGCCCGAGTCCGAGCCGGAGCCAGAGCTGGAGCCTGAGCCGGCGCCTGAGCCCCAGACGCGGAGCTCCCTGAGAGCCTCCTCCATGTGCCGCCGCAGCCTCCGCTCCCAGGGCCTGGAGGCCAGCCTTGGCTGTG GTCCCAGCGACTGTCCAGAGATGCcccttcctcccatcccaggCGAGCGCCAGGCGGGAGACGGCACATCCCTCCCCGAGACGCCCAACCCCAAGATG ATGTCAGCCGTCTACGCGGAGCTCGAGTCCCGCCTGAGCAGCAGCTTCAAAGGGAAGATGGGGACCAGCTCCCGAGCCCGCACCTCCCCGCCACTGCCCAGCGTGGCAGGCCCAGCAG GGCCCAGGACCCGGTCCAGCATCTCATGGCCCAGCGAGCAGCTCCTGCCCTCCCCCTGCTACTACCCGCTGTGCTCAGAGGGCCTGGCCTCCCCCAGCAGCTCCGAGTCCCACCCCTACGCCAGCCTGGACAGCAGCCGGGCACCTTCCCCTCAGCCGGGCCCCAGGCCCGTCTGCGCCGAGAGCCCCCCCAGCCCAGACCCCAGCCGCCGCCCCTCCAGCCGCCGGAAGCTCTTCGCCTTCTCCCGCCCTGTGCGAAGCCGGGACACTGACCGCTTCCTGGATGCGCTGAGTGAGCAGCTGGGCCCCCGGGTCACCATCGTGGAGGATTTCCTGAGCCCCGAGAATGACTATGAGGAG ATGAGCTTCCACGACGACCAGGGCAGCTTCATCACCAACGAGAGGAGCAGCGCCAGCGAGTGCATCAGCAGCAGCGAGGAAGGCAGCTCCCTGACCTACTCCTCCCTCTCCGACCacatccccccgccccccctcagccccccgcccccaccgccctTGCCCTTCCATGACCCCAAGCCCAGCAGCTCCCGCACCCCAGACGGGCCCCGGGGCCCTGCTCCAGCGCTGCCCAAGCCCCTCGCCCAGCTCGGCCACCCGgtccccccaccgcccccgccgcccctgcccccacccgtcCCCTGTGCACCCCCCATGCTTCCCCGGGGCCTGGGCCACCGCCGCAGCGAGACCAGCCACATGAGTGTCAAGCGCCTGCGGTGGGAGCAGGTGGAGAACTCAGAAGGCACCATCTGGGGACAG CTCGGGGAGGACTCCGACTACGATAAGCTGAGCGACATGGTGAAATACCTCGACCTGGAGCTCCACTTCGGCACCCAGAAGGCCGCCA AGCCGGTGCCGGGGCCTGAGCCCTTCAGGAAGAAGGAGGTGGTGGAGATCCTGTCCCACAAGAAGGCCTACAATACCT CCATCCTGCTGGCGCACCTGAAGCTGAGCCCGGCGGAGCTGCGGCAAGTGCTCATGAGCATGGAGCCCCGGCGCCTGGAGCCCGCGCACCTCGCGCAGCTGCTGCTCTTCGCGCCCGACGCCGACGAGGAGCAGCGCTACCAGGCCTACCGCGAGGCGCCCGGCCGCCTCAGCGAGCCCGACCAGTTCGTCCTGCAG ATGCTATCGGTTCCCGAATACAAGACCCGCCTGCGCAGCCTCCACTTCCAGGCCACCCtccaggagaagacagaggagatCCGGGGCAGCCTGGAGTGcttgcgccaggcctccctcgaGCTCAAGAACAGCCGGAAGCTTGCCAAGATCCTGGAG TTTGTGTTGGCCATGGGCAACTATCTCAACGATGGACAGCCTCAAACCAACAAAACCACGGGCTTCAAGATCAACTTCCTGACGGAG CTGAACTCCACCAAGACGGTGGACGGGAAGTCCACCTTCCTGCACATCCTCGCCAAATCGCTGAGCCAGCACTTCCCTGAGCTCCTGGGCTTTGCTCAGGACCTGCCCACCGTGCCCCTGGCTGCCAAAG TGAACCAACGGGCCCTGACCAGCGACTTGGCTGACCTCCATGGCACCATCAGTGAGATCCAGGCTGCGTGCCAGAGCATGTCCCCCTCCAGCGAGGACAAGTTTGCTGTGGTCATGGCG TCTTTCCTGGAGACGGCCCAGCCATTGCTGCGGGCGCTGGACGGGCTGCAGCGAGAGGCCATGGAGGAGCTGGGCAAGGCACTGGCCTTCTTCGGGGAAGATTCCAAAGCCACCACCTCCGAGGCTTTCTTCGGCATCTTCGCGGAGTTCATGAGCAAGTTCGAG CGAGCGCTCGGCGACCTGCAGGCGGCCGAGGGCCCGCGCAGCTCGGGGATGGTTTCGCCCCTGGCCTGGTGA